TGAGTGGGATTCCACTTATGCTTAATGAATGAGCATTCAAAGCGAATATTCCAATTGCCACACCTAACACAGGTTCAATACTTAGGATGAGCATCATTTCTCTGTTTGCTCCAGCATTCGTATATGTGCTGTTTACACTAAAGCCCGCTATCATCATAGCAACTGAAAACATCGCTAAGACGTAGAGGAATACGAAGAAATCACCTGTGAATCTTACTGGGACAAAGTTTCCGAAGGGCAAAACTAAAGCCGCTGATAGAGCTGATGCAAAAGCTATGTATGGAGCGATTCTGAAAGCCAACCTCTCAGTTGGCAATATTGGCTCCATGCTTAGTAATGATTGTAAGTCATAGTAGGTTTGCAATATTGGACCGCCTTGTCTCCACTGAAGGATAGCCTTTATCTTCCTTGATATACCGTCAAGTAATGGAGGAAGGAAAAAGATTATTGCGATTGTTATCAATGCAAACACAATTTTTTGGACTTCCATTTTCCTCACCTCACAAAGTTAGCAGTATTAAGATTATACCCAAGACTACAATGGCTATTGTGAAGAGCAGATTTAAGTTGCCAAGCATTTCTCCAAAGACTACTCCGCTTCCCTGCACTACTTTAACCACTGGACTTAATGCCGCTTCATCTAGGTAAACCTCTTTAACGCTGGTAACATACCACCTTCCAATTCCAGTAATAGCACCTGAAATTTTTGCGGCCCATCTTGTCAGTGTCTCTGCAACGCTTAAGTATGCATGAGTGAGTGCATCCTTCACAGCTATGCCGAATTCGTTAAGCTCACTTCCACCATGGTATAGGCCATGGATATACTCCTCAAATGGCAGATAGTAGTGCTTTGCCTTGAGCTTGTAGTGTTCAAGCTTCACAGGTTCTCCGTTTGTCCATGGTTCTGCAACAGTCTTCTTAGTCGGAACAGATATGAGTATTGCAAAGAGCATTACACCAAAGACCCCAACGAAGAGGAGTGGATTGAAGTAGCTTTCAGCGCCAGCCGGTGTAAGTGGTGATTTGATCAAGACCAACCAGTACTTAGTGGTTATTAATCCGCTTAAGTCAACATTAGCTAATGCCTTACCTGGTGAAAGGAGCAATGGCAAGATTAGTGCTGGGATCAAACCTAAGAGCAGACAGAGTGAAGCTAAGAAGCCTTTTGCAATGAGCATTGAGGAGGAAACTTCTTTTACGTTCTGCGTTAATTTAGTTGGTTCTCCACCAAATGCGGTAGTATAGAACTTTATGAATGAAGCCAAGGTTGCAGCACTTATGAATAGCGCCATCACTCCAAAGAACACTAATAGACCATTTCCTGAGAGGAATGTTGATTGATAAATCATCCACTTGCTCATGAATCCGTTGAACGGAGGAGTTCCTGCAATTGACAGTGCAGCGATTAATGTGAAGATTGCCGTGAATGGCATAAGCTTGGCCAAACCTCCAAGGGCATTCAAGTCTCTGCTGCGAGTTCTGTAAAGTATTGAACCAGCCGAGAGGAAGAGCAAGCCTTTGAAGAATGTATGGTTAACAAGGTGATACAAACTTGACGCCAAGGCTATGGCTCCAAAGGCTGAGTAGATTCCTCCCTTGGCTATAAAGACTATCCCAACTCCCATGCCAAGCCAAATGTAGCCTATCTGACCAATGCTGTGATAGGCCAACAGTCTCTTGGCATCGGTCTGCTTTAACGCGTAGAGTGTTCCAACAGTCAGAGTTATTGTTCCAAGCAGGGCAACTACATATCCGAAAGTCTCATTTGGCTTTAGGATGAAACATGTAGTCCTTATCAAAGCGTAAACGGCAACCTTCTCCAATGCTCCAGCCATTAAAGATGAGATGCCGCTTGGAGCAACCTTATAAGCATCTGGAGCCCAGAAGTGTAAAGGAACAACACCAGATTTGCTTCCAAAGCCTATTAGGAATAGGACATAGAATATTGGACTTAGTTTTAGGGTTGCTAAGTTCTCGAAGTTAAGTCCGTTAACTGAGCCAGTCTTAGCGTACAATAAGGCGACAGCCATTACCAAGGGTAATGTGCTCACTATGTGCATCGTCACGAAGTACTTCCAACCTGCTTTTCTGACGTCTTCTTTATTGCTTTCCCAAATCGTCAGGAGATAGGACGTGAACGTCATGACTTCCCAAAGGAAGAGGAACCAGAACATGTTCGCTATCGTAACTATGAGCATCATTGAGAGCACGAAGGTGCTGTATAGTATTATGTAGAGCCATCCCTTGCCGAGCTTCTCATAGAACTCCATGTACTTTGGTGAATATATTGAAACTGCCAATCCAAGGCTTCCCAGGATAAAGCAGAGTATAAGTGAAAGGCCGTCAATATAGAAGGGAATCTTTACAACTCCAAGATTATATGTAAAGTCAATAGCCATTCCTTGAAGTACTAAGGGTATGCCCTTCACGGTGAAGGCTAAGAGTGAGAGTGAGGCTAGAGCAGTAAGTGTATGGCCTAAGCTTATTGAAAGCTTGTAATTCCTCTTGAAGACTAAAGCTATTGCCATTGATGCAAAGTACAAGATTATGGTTAGCGTGAACAGCTCCTTCATTTTCACCACCTCGCCCATATGAAGTCACACATGAATTGGCTTATCAATGAGAGCACGAGGAGTAAAATGATGCTCAATGCCAAGCTTGCTGGAAGTTTTTTCTTTATCTCTGGCTCTCCTTCGCTTATCACATAGGCGTGGAATATCTTGAGGAAGATTATGAACGCTATGACCCACTCCACAGCAACGAATATTGCCAAGCCTTGACTGACCTCGAGCAAAGTTTTGATGACGTTGAGCTTGTTGAAGAACAAGTTGAACGGTGGGACACCCTCCAAGGCGAAGATTGATGCGGCAAAGAGTCCAGCGGTAAAAGCATCGCTGTTCATGAAGCCCTTCATTTTGCTCAAGCTCTTGGTTCCAAAGACGTAAAGTAGAGCTCCAGCTGACATGAAAGCTGCTGCTTTAGCCAAGCCGTGGGCTACGACATAATAACCAATATCCTTCTCAACACCAGTGACTCCTAATAACCCAGCAACGATTAGTAGGAACAGCCAGCCCATGTTGTCTATGGTTGACCATGCAAACAGTCTCTTGACATCATCTTGGAGTGGGTAAGATAATATTGCCGCAATCATGCTCAGCACTGCCATTATTCCAATTGCATAAATTACCCAGCTTGAGACACTCCAGCCAACTAAATCAAGGATTCTAATTGTTCCGTAAACACCGAGCTCAACCATAGCTCCACTCAGTATTGCTGAAACTGGTGAAGGTGCTGCTGGGTGTGCATCGGGGAGCCAGTAGTGCATCGGGAAGAGACCGCATTTTGTAGCAAATCCAAAGAACATTAGGAATACTATGATGTCCTTATACTGGGCAAAGCTTGTGAAGTTGAAGGTTCCTGTTACCGCATAGTAGAGCACGATTGCAAAGATTAGCGGTGTTGTGTCAAAGAGGTGCATAGTTACGAAATACTTCCATCCAGCTTTCTTTGCGCTCTCCTCAGGATAATCATAGATGATTAGGAAGTAAGAGGCAAGGGTCATTACCTCCCAGAGGAAGAGGAAGCTGAACCAGTCCCTAACTGCTGGAATTAGGAGCATTGAGGCTATGAAGATGAGCAAGGTTGAGTAGTAGGGAATCTTTGGTTTGAAATCATAGATGTCCATGTACTTGAGTGATGCGATTATCGCCGCTAACCCAAGTATCCCAACGTTCAGTGCAAAGAGCAGTGAGATTTTGTCAAAGGTGAGCGTGAAGTCAAAGGCGAACATCTCTCACCACCCCACCTTGATTATGAATGGATAAGCTATGAGGGGAGCTATTATTCCAAGTATCAAGAGTAAAATCATCGAAAGCTTCATCAAAGCTGTGATGCTGTATTTCTCGTCCCTCTCAGGGACGCTGAATGCCATGCTGTGTATTCTGCTAAGCGAAACCATTAGGAATACGGCGGCATCTATGAGAACCATTACGAGCAGAGCTAAAGCTAATGGATTTCCTAAGGCTCCCTTGATGTTTGTCAGTATTGCAAGCTTGCTGAAGAAGACTGCAAATGGAGGAACACCAGCCAAGCCGATCAAAGCGAAAGTCCAGCTGTATGCTGAGATTGGCAGTGATTTAATCAGACCCTTGATTTTATCCATCTCAAGTGTTCCAATGGCGTAGCTGAAAGTTCCCGCTGTGAGGAATGCTAAACCCTTAATGTATGCGTGATTGAAGAGCTGGAACATTGAAGCTTGTAAGCCAGTCTTTAGACCTAAAACGGCAAATGCCAGACCAACATACATTAAGCCAGATTCAGCGATTGTTGAATAAGCCAAAAGTCTCTTTGCATCTTTCTGAAGCGGATACATGAATACACAGAGTAACTGAGTTGCCAAAATTAGTGCTGCCATGACGTAGAAGGCCTCCTTTGGAAGAGGTTGCATAAACTGGATTGCTCTTGCTAAGAGATAGACACCCATCTCAACCATTGCTGCACCGTGAAGGAATGCTGAAGCTGGGGTGGGAGCGACCATAGCATCTGGAAGCCAAGAGTAGAGCGGGAACTGGGCACTCTTGGTGAAAGCAGCAATCATTATTGCAAGAAATACTAGGAGCTTCAAATTCTCTGGCAGAGTACCTAGAGCGAATAAGCTCAAGTTGTGGAGCTTTGTTATGCCAATGGCAACAGCTGTGTAGAGACCAACCATCGCACCAAAGTTCGTGATAATCAAAGCCTTGTAGGCAGAGCGCTCTGCTTTCTTACCACCATAATAGCTGACAACACCCCAACATGCTAGGCTCATCAGTTCAAAGAATATCAAAAGCTGGAGTATTGATGATGAATAAATGAAAGCTAGGGTTGCACCAATGAAAAGAACCATCCATCCATAAAATCTGCCTTTACCCTCATAAACGGGATGCTCCTTATTTTGGGGGCTCATGTAATCCTTAGCATATACCATGAAAATCAGACCAGCCGTTATAACAACGAACCCTACAGAAACGCTCATGGGGTCAATTATCAAACCATAGACCTCACCAAATGTCTTTGTTTGGAAGAGAATCTCGTGGATAGCTGGCATGCCCGCAGTGTAATAGCTCACAACACCTGCCAAATTCAAAATTGTAGCGATGATTACAGAGATGAGCATGAAGTAATCAGCTCTTTTACCATCTAACCTAAACAATATCACGCCCGCAATTAAAGGAATTAAAAAGGAAAGAACGAAAAGCTCTTTCATTTCAACCACCTCAGACGCCCAAGAGTGAAATCTTCTCAGCCTTCTTTGCAACTTCAATGGCTTTTTCGGTGAATTTCTCTCTTCTCTCCCTCTGTATCTCATCGAAGTCTCCATAAATTAGTGCATCAGTTGGACAGGTCGCTACACAAGCGGGCTCTTTTCCTTCCTTTCTTCTGTGAGCACAGAGGTCACACTTGCCCATTATCTTGTTTATAAGGTCAAGCTCTGGAATACCAAATGGACAGACGATTCCACACATGAGACAGCCAATACACTTCTGGGGAGCTAAGATGACTGCTCCATCGTCATCTCTATAGAGAGCGTTAGTTGGACAGACCTCAACACATGGAGCCTTTTCACAGTGCCTACAGTTCAAAGCCATAGCGGCCATCTCTTGCCATTCAAAGACGTTTATGAATGACATTCCGTTGTGCTCTCTCTCACAGGCAACCTCACAAGCCCTGCACTCAATACATTTGGAAAAATCAATAAAGATAGTCTTCCTGGCCATTTAAATCACCCCTTAACGATCTCAATTTGTGGTATTGGATTTGGCAACTTCTTCATGATCTCGCAAGCCTCTTTCTCGCTGATCTTTGTTACTCTACATGCACAGGCCTTTGTCTCTGGTATCTTTGCTACTGGATCGAGAGCGTCGTTTGTGAGAACGTTTGCTCCCCAGTGCCATGGAACTGCAATAACGCCCTTCTTAACAGCTCTCGTAACTCTTGCCTTAATAGCGTAAACACCTCTCCTTGTTTCAATCTTAATCCAGTCGCCAGTCTTTATGCCGAGCTTAGCTGCATCATCTGGGTGAATCTCTGCTAGTGGCTCAGGCCATCTCTTCACTAAGGCCTCGCTTCTACCAGTCATGGTTATCGTGTGGTAGTGTCCAACGTATCTCATTGTTGTGAGTATGAATGGATACTCCTCATCTGGGAGCTCAACTGGTCCTCTGTAGTCAACTGCTGCTAAGTGGGCTTTTCCATCTGGGGTCAAGAATCTCTCCTTGTAGAGAACTCTTGTTCCGGGGTGATCTTCACTTGGGCATGGCCAGTGAATTCCAGCCAAGTTAGCCTTAAGTCTCTCTGGGGTGATTCCTCTGTATTGCGGTGTACAGGCATTGATCTCTCTCAAAACGTCAGCAGCCTCGTTGTATCTGAATCCTTTTGAGCCATCTCTGTCAAATCCAACTGCCTTACCAACCTCACTCAAAATCCACCAGTCTGGTCTTGCCTCTCCAGGTGGCTTAACTGCTGCAAAGCTCCACTGTACTCTTCTCTCTGTGTTTGTGAGAGAACCTTCGTTCTCAAGCAGTGCAGCTGCTGGAAGAACTATGTCAGCGAACTCCAGTGTTGGCGTTGGCACGATATCTTGAACGACCATGAACTCAAGCTTTTGAAGAGCTTTGATTACGTGGTTTGCGTTTGCATCACTGATAACTGGGTTCTCACCCATAACGTAGTATGCTTTGACCTTTCCTTTGTCAATAGCATGAGCTGCCTCAATGACTGTAAGACCAACTTCTCCGCTCAGCTCAACTCCCCAGAACTCCTCGAAGAATTTCCTCTTCTCTGGGTCGGTAACTGCCTGGTAACCTGGGAACACGTTTGGCAAAGCAGCCATATCACATGCTCCTTGAACGTTGTTCTGTCCTCTCATTGGTGCACAACCACAGCCTTCTCTTCCCTGGTATCCACAGATTGCTGAAAGTGTTCCTAAGAGCCTAACGTTATCGTGACCGTGAGTGTGCTGTGTTAGACCCATAGCCCATGTAATAACTCCCTTTCCAGCTGTGGCAAAGGTTCTTGCAGCCTCAACTATAAGCTCAGCTGGGACACCAGTTATCTTCTCAACGTATTCTGGTGTGAACTTTTCAACGGCCTTAACGACTTCATCGAAACCAACACACCTCTCTCTTACGAACTTTGCGTCATAGAGCTTCTCTTTGATTATGACGTGAATGAGACCATTTATCAATGCAATATCAGTTCCTGGGTAGTGCTGCAAGAAGATGTCTGCAAACCAAGCTGTTCTCGTAAATCTTGGATCTGCAACAATAACCTTTGCTCCTCTCTCCTTAGCCTTGAGAACGTATCTAAATCCAACTGGGTGGGTCTCTGCATAGTTGTGACCAATGATAAAGATGACATCCGCCTCTTCGATGTCCTTGTAAGTGTTGGTCATTGCACCTGCTCCAAATACTTGCTTCAATCCAGAAACAGTTGGAGCGTGGCACAAACGAGCACAGTGATCAACGTTGTTTGTGCCAAGCATTCTTGCAAGCTTTTGGATGAGATAGTTTGGCTCGTTAAATGTTCTTGCAGAACCAAAGAACATTAATTGATTTGGATCATCTTTTGCATATGCCTTCAATCTCTCAGCGACTTCTTTAATTGCTTCACTCCAGCTAATCTCAACGAATTTTCCTTGCTCCTTAGCCTTTAATGGCTTCTTTAATCTGTCCTTTGCTAAAATGTACTCAAGAACAGCGTTTCCCTTTGGACAAAGCTTACCATTTTCGTTTGAAATGCCCTCCAAGTCCTCTGCATACTCAATGTTTACTGGATATCCATCCACTGCCCTTATGTATAACCTACATCCGACCCCACAGTAGGGACACACCACAGGTATTAATTTCTCCGCCAAGCGGAACACCTCCTAAGTTAGTGTACAGACATGTTCTTCAATGTACTGATATATTTTAGTGCCCATATCTGCTTCAACATTTTGTTAAACGCTTTCCTTTAAAACTCTTTTTTTATAGCTTAGTTCTTAACAAAAGGTTATAATGATTGAGATATAGCAAAATAAAGCCACGAAAGTTCTTTTTTTAAATTGTTTTGTATACACTATTCTGTAAGATTTAAACAAATACGCTTACAAATAGAATTGTTTAAATTGTTTATCAACGTTAAATACAGTAGAAAAATGTCAAGTTTCGGTTTCCGATGCTATTCTATGTTCACCGCCGTATATATTAAATCTTTTCCCTCTGGCGAATCCAATCAGTGTTACATTATGCTTTCTTGCAAGTTCGACTCCTTTATCCGTTGGCGGAGACTTAGTTATCACAATAGGTATGCCCGCATTGACAACTTTTTTCGCCATACCATATGGCATTCTGCCACTTGAAGCCAAGATTAACTCACTTAACTCTAGTCCATTGAGAACAGCATAACCAACTACTTTATCAACAGCATTGTGTCTGCCAATATCTTCACTAAACGCGAGCACTCTACCGTCTTTATCAAAAAGGGCTGCCCAATGAGTCCCTCCAGTCTTTCTCCACGTCTCTGCAAGCTGAGTCATAGAGGAGGATATTCTTAAGATGAGCTCAGGGGAAACTTTTATGTCTCCAGCTTTTCTGCTGAGAACTCCTCCTTCTCTAGCTTTATACGGATCCCCGCAAGGAGTATGCCTTATGGTCAACTCGCTTCCCAAGCCACTAATGTCTGAACCCCTTATTTTTACGTAAATCCTCTCTCCTTCGACCCAGCTGTCAAGGATATTCTCTGCTTTTTCGTACCCCTCACAGACAACGAAACCAGCTCCAAGCTCTCTAAGCTGGTTTGGTGAAGCTGGAAGTTCAGCAAGAAACTCTTCAAATCCATCATAGACTATATAAATCTCAAACTTCTCCTCAATACAGACATAATCCTCAAGAGCTTTCAGACCATTCTCCCATTTGAAAATCCTTACCTTCTTTATCATCTGATCACCAAAGTTAGAGTATAATGGGTGGTTTTTCAATTTTTCCGTATATGCTCTACATGGGTTGTGCACGGTATGCATGGATCAAACAACCTAACAGCAGCCTCAGCAGCTTCAACTGTCAGTCCTTTAACGGCGTTCTCGATTATCGGAATGTTGAACATTGTAGGGGTCACTATTTTTAGCTTGCTGATTTTTCCTTCCTCATCAAGCTCTACGTAGTGGAACAGAGTTCCTCTTGGAGCCTCATAAACTCCAACACCCTTACCCGGCCCAAAAATAATGTTCTGCTTTCTAAATGGCTCTTTTACATTAATTTCATTCAAAATCTCTTTCATCCTTTCAAATGAAAGGTCTATCTCCAGTATTCTTGAAGCATAGAGCCCAAATAGGGAGATCCCCTTAAAAGGTGTGAAGAGCATGAGCCTTGCTCTTGGACCAACTTCAACAGCTTTTCCTTTGTAAAAAGCAACCATCACTGTGGCCTCATTTACAAGCTTTCTTGGCTCTTCCCTATACTCCCAGTAAGGAACAGTTTGAATATCTTTAAAGGAAACTCTGTATTTGTCTCCAAAGAACAAGTCAGATGCTAAGAATTCATTTCTGACTATTTTTGCCCTCAGCTCATCTGCAATCTCCGTGAGATTGTCCTCATCCAAGAGGATACTCTTGATTTCCTCCCATTCCTTTTCAATCTTTGGAAGCTTCGCTTTTAAGTGATTCAAGACACTCCATTTTGGTGCCCTTGAAATGCCGCCAACCGTTAAATAAGGAGGATGAGTCGCTCCTCCCCCTAATTTAAGCAGATAGTCGCTAACCTTGTCATACAGCTTAATTAGGCTGAAAATCAATTCATTTCTTTTTTCTTCAATAATCATATCTGCACTAACCATGATGAGAAGAAGAATATGTGTTTGAATCCTATTCACCAAGCCCAAAAGCTCTCTCATCAGCAGAGCATTTCTTGGGGGAGAAATACCAACAGCACTCTCTATAGCTTCAGCAGCAACATTTGCATGGGCAACATGACAGACGCCGCAAATCCTCATGACAGCCTTAATTGTAAAAAGTGAGTCCTTCCCAATAACAAGCTTTTCAAAACCCCTTAACGGAGCAGTTGACACAAAAAGAGCATCTTGAACTATGCCATCTTCCTGCTGGAAAATTAGCTTAGCTTCACCCATTATTCTCGTAACGCTCTCGAGGGGTATGTAGCTCAATGCACTTTTAGAATCATTCATGTCTTAAAATTGAAAAGATAGAAATAAAAAACTTTCTAAAAAGTTAAAAGCAAACTGTAAAATTAAAGCAAATACATCATGTTTTGCTGCGCCCTTGCAAGTTTATCCCTTGCCTTCTTCAAAACTTCTCCGATCACATGCGAACCATCTTTCAGCTCCAAATATCCTTCTTTCTCCGCGTTTTTGATGAGTTCCTCTGCTCTAGGATTTCTGGCAATGAGAACTGTCCACCCTGGCTCGCTTTCTACGAATCCAGCTGATATGTCGCTCCATGTTCCAGTATAGTCAGTGCACACCAAACAGCCCGTTTGGAGATATGAGTAGACTTCCTCAATCGGCAGAGCAAGCGTTGTGTCATTGTATACTATTTCAAGGAAATCCTTCTTGAGGACTATATCCTTTATCTGCTCCGCTTTTATGCCGTATTTCATTCTGAGGTAGTTTAGGAATGCCTCGAAAGCGAATGTTCCCATACAGAACAGGCTTATTATGTACTTTATCCTTTCACCAAAGTCAGTTTCTAAAAGGGGGAAGTCCCTCATTTGACCAAAAAACTGTGCTTGACATGGTAGACATACTAAAGCAACTCTTTTCAAGTCTTCCTCCTCAATTTTTGCTTTCATTCTCGCTGCAAATGGAACTATACTCCACTTATTTCCTGCTGCTTCTAATAGTTCCTCTTTATTATGGGCAACGATTGCCTGCCCTTCAAATCCTTTTATTCTCTTTGCCGTAACGACGCCGTCAACTATGCCTTTCTCAAGAGCATAAGTTAACAAAGCAGTAACCGCTCCTCCGCTTGCGACCTTTCTTTTCCTTATCTCTTCATCCTTAGCCCTAGCTAAGTAGATTCCAAAGACAGTTCCCAAAAGATTATCTGATGCCAAGCTGATCATATCCTACCCCCCATACAAAGCAGTTGAGACGCACGAGGACATCTCACATAGCAAGTTCCACAGCGAATGCACTTCTCGGCTATGAGGTTAGGTCTCTTATCAATCAGCTTAATTGCTTGAGTTGGACATGAAAGCTCACATGCACCACAACCGATGCAAAGACCCGTCAAAACAATATCGTCAATCAAGTCAAAGCCACTGAGCTTTTTGATATCTGCACAGACTTTAAACAGTCTAAGCCTCCTCTCATCGCCAGCTATGAAGAACTTGAAGAACGACTGAACCATTTGGTGAGTCGGAGGACAGCCGGGAATAGAGTAATCAACCTTAATAACACTGTTTACAGGCTGGAAGTTTCTGTGGTCGGGTCTAGGCTCTTGTCCGCCTCTACAGAACCTTAAAATTCCTCCAAATGTAGCGCATGAGCCGAAAGCAACGAGAGTGCTTGCTTTCTCTCTAAGGCTCTTTACCTTTTCAATTATATGAGGTTCATTCATACAAACTCCACCAGTTATGATGACCATATCATACTTGTCCTCAGCGCAAGTTTTCTTTGCAAGGTACTTCATGTCTAAATCAACGAACTCTTGGATGTTCGGAAGTGCTCTTAAAATGCTAACATTACAGCCTTCACAACCTCCGATATCAACGTGAAGGACTTTTAATTTCTCCATTTTGCTCACCTCAACTCCACAACATGGGTTGTACATGGAATGCATGGGTCATACAAGCGCATAACAGCTTCTGCAGCCTGAATGCTGAGCCCTACTGCTGCCTCTTCCATAATTGGGATGTTGAACATTGTCGGGACCACTATCTTAAAGTTCTGAATTCTGCCCTCTTCTCCAAGTTCTACGTAGTGGAACAGAGTCCCTCTTGGAGCTTCATAAACTCCAACACCCTTACCCGGCCCAAAAATAATGTTCTGAGTTCTGAACGGTTCATTCATACTAACTTGGTCGAGAATTTCCTCCAGCCTCTCAAGGGCTATTGTTATCTCCTCAACTCTCGCTAGGTGAATTCCAAAGAGGGAGCTGTCTCTGAATGACCTGTAAACAGCCATTCTTGCTCTAGGGCCGACTTCAACAGCTTTTCCCTTATAAAATGCAACCTGAGTTGTTGCTTCTTTTGCCATCTCATCAT
This DNA window, taken from Thermococcus sp. M39, encodes the following:
- a CDS encoding Coenzyme F420 hydrogenase/dehydrogenase, beta subunit C-terminal domain; this encodes MISLASDNLLGTVFGIYLARAKDEEIRKRKVASGGAVTALLTYALEKGIVDGVVTAKRIKGFEGQAIVAHNKEELLEAAGNKWSIVPFAARMKAKIEEEDLKRVALVCLPCQAQFFGQMRDFPLLETDFGERIKYIISLFCMGTFAFEAFLNYLRMKYGIKAEQIKDIVLKKDFLEIVYNDTTLALPIEEVYSYLQTGCLVCTDYTGTWSDISAGFVESEPGWTVLIARNPRAEELIKNAEKEGYLELKDGSHVIGEVLKKARDKLARAQQNMMYLL
- a CDS encoding 4Fe-4S binding protein; this translates as MEKLKVLHVDIGGCEGCNVSILRALPNIQEFVDLDMKYLAKKTCAEDKYDMVIITGGVCMNEPHIIEKVKSLREKASTLVAFGSCATFGGILRFCRGGQEPRPDHRNFQPVNSVIKVDYSIPGCPPTHQMVQSFFKFFIAGDERRLRLFKVCADIKKLSGFDLIDDIVLTGLCIGCGACELSCPTQAIKLIDKRPNLIAEKCIRCGTCYVRCPRASQLLCMGGRI
- a CDS encoding nickel-dependent hydrogenase large subunit, with the protein product MNDSKSALSYIPLESVTRIMGEAKLIFQQEDGIVQDALFVSTAPLRGFEKLVIGKDSLFTIKAVMRICGVCHVAHANVAAEAIESAVGISPPRNALLMRELLGLVNRIQTHILLLIMVSADMIIEEKRNELIFSLIKLYDKVSDYLLKLGGGATHPPYLTVGGISRAPKWSVLNHLKAKLPKIEKEWEEIKSILLDEDNLTEIADELRAKIVRNEFLASDLFFGDKYRVSFKDIQTVPYWEYREEPRKLVNEATVMVAFYKGKAVEVGPRARLMLFTPFKGISLFGLYASRILEIDLSFERMKEILNEINVKEPFRKQNIIFGPGKGVGVYEAPRGTLFHYVELDEEGKISKLKIVTPTMFNIPIIENAVKGLTVEAAEAAVRLFDPCIPCTTHVEHIRKN